One Erinaceus europaeus chromosome 5, mEriEur2.1, whole genome shotgun sequence genomic window carries:
- the LOC132538666 gene encoding leucine-rich repeat transmembrane protein CCDC168-like, producing MTFDDQSSSSFLEESFYYRNGNFSERTITSSFTSEENEGSFESRVSSEEVTWTSTSKSKYKVRHLSKNHMSSSSGTSSSLSLFHEDVKEVFLSHSSGCPESEQETIHFSSKKLFSIMKTNKNKMLTFSSDFNFSKKSQITVENEYLDVAPCPPAHLFLSREQIRLLEENLRNQIPLKSKGRGEGETPYMNSIYQEVLIQNQPSMNPKQGSFQGFCEAKSTSQAPQCLHNQESVSNHADTKTSRPHDVMKPFSRSMQESFRAQNLSRSPHLVKIPCSVDTQDSAEDLQADRECLDEHPCSVWIEVPEEIEYVIQGQNTTSKNARSLSPDSGAKGVPQLKNMKRDGQQENISSESSQCSACDSVPLLTAMKRQENRRETLYSKNKLNPRVPSRKSEKTPPSQVFQTTPVGQTSRHSSLGYRCNSEKKEDSHQRECISLKVLNCIHVSKHNRENKELKCISPRSSPQLEQSFMVNIHQAPCSSPIERNWRNQESFKSPVIQAKGIGAAGVCAPSRKEMSELPTPAHSIPSGEVIAESRQQFIFSSEPKSNRRMDIPSVHNFHLTLSNGKKLPASPPEMQKSSPQGNAQSQEDFLKIVLESSDVNLLISLGNTKQEGHEQSGDVQAQKSTEDIILKGEDPLVINITECGRQRENGELERDTKSNLQILQGERIPGISPSATDPTASEPCDMAMHNRLKTQTDTSRKVGHSPSAAKQEELPEGKKTGVTDCTEKRRLFDKPQEHGREEEERASPEAVPQLTQKFRYSLELKQKSTYVKLEIEQNISGKEKTQDEEQEVQSQTLSPQTTEGTVLCPTAVPFQGGEAKQNTDRLMGGETADPENPLKVREKLPIGGGVSIETADCKISLGGDLGTIPGDSIAEEKNIVKGVGPAVSLESSVISMLPSSDLERKRNRRDLPGTKSVPSTTRKIKQPVTSTIRSNNRHAIGRHGNRLIGNSKVIVKQILEDKTMTDVLLNVTDPHSSSLPSTRTCSGYHAGNHSYTKLMQERPQAEKAERCSDVMQKGSDSGSTLETRLQGELRQHKETPVRMVFQGSWDHGADTYSKKAWKTEKEIYQLTLPTQMTVESTYFPRMSSSQDEQMRTSLTTQVDSKHTPGPQRASPTTEMSLTEDRLSQAGENDAPDCVRDVREIAYCFAETKGEFSEHIPDTMPETLHSYMSVLASPKMKKNRVRFSLTDCAVQSVHVSKTSSDSQTSSPTGHGKQGESSLNTNQIDRLAYEFLNTLFCPRSIRVQGDTDSSSHAQLRQGELGDGRRPQYMDFITKGSAFYCREEKVQYGEEEEQSTQLHTAPEQAHCLHLDGSQRMEPHFIEPDPALACLTQELPVKRQDVRYQTCFAQAALQTDFQVSPREVEATTQKANETEKQLVGPVEPKMPPFKPETALMDKLLSSPTDHGLPSVGEHERERDPYVMGNDSVLSKDLQVSFLQSSDFTEHFISKYERKRRLLSSSQKHMDGLNMRDKSRRKHRMGLRSSFATKSKTVDLGKHVSDQIHFFMTSASDCTYVYRRVGREKDKSGEERLSSTHVKEMTSPHEGSIISDNSRETGSQDEGVSEQAMALEGILQHSQHFIFCSGRRKECDLQKSENQGRGIILSVMEQGHPRQMQPKGLMHAQELKTNHQLQNDKICSLSSQISLLRSEESLMGLILTDRKKSSPLCDGILTRKQNSCDKEEKTELTEYLPATDLESPAISKPDLAESQRRRKTVTHRAFKTTMLHKDMKTKARKTPISQVFNILGNGCSKYLPPKAMKLQIFDFLVQIKYFEFLDDLTTQVKRDLAQELPAAVLESLDSSLFPLPVSERKKYLLKFTKRAKRSPLHITTQEKKTAVSQTFNTIKHSLSSSRRQFERNFKTMVRQGQTVADIILNVISSSVPVSPDIKMHSHVKVETDMRWERDLSHEREKPDREKVSVDSKAQKVKTPHLVKSDLESLNTARKKSPHPLATPWEQLQHTLLTQRLVHSVSCSILNSLTLENQQKRTKTLKGLKGTGTSSIFPLVPRKSVSASLIITTQSDCSPERDLRRELACPLPRGKIWVQKKPHMRTLKSLGFWKPESSKCKGQRKVTQISHSRIGKTQISVLKTIRLTRPGILSRRKEQDYVLEYIAREIAQGLSDKYVDDGLSLTPVSFASQTRIKVKAKRGPLKKRSNVTQLQYENKSPYNYSSARHSTSDNTSESVSQTEREGNGLSCRVDLQFLRKTGSRKDQNRSAVEQKVQGHTVVSEEAVDSVYSPLMIPFQNEEPVFHAPQKDTLQRTGGKIPCPELVNTVLDDLLIDDMQYSGPTCDRNPKRKLGVSSVLSQQFEVDEDINSQKILKSLNNHNIISTMPKSSVFADPCEESPSKKESNHVAKKHKEWQRDLMMFRMSVLSASRRQKRALTFPERRALKSSRHKARRTKKSLYSQKPNIPEPGDLSYRNKEDCNLKSVIKHMKQNKSIANAFSFPILVATCKKTGREMHCIPKIEMDKARTKTDHTKLEKSPCDREAWEASLTNMQNRWSNARKMNVQHEKEKNTIHELLDSASLYHHQFTFGARPNKDLGASKSEPKPNISEGRQTWNSPCMMQGNHIHKMILKSAARQVMSFLQAEAVKTSSRIQEKKKPMNVDRSESGSRQHESPQEGNVRRRWDNHIFDEKSRNQNTQGNTILQTLDLPNLDLSECQNQGNTFKSVSQRSTTSSKHTTLKAEKLPVSQLLHITRCLRRRHRKKEQSKLKYKTKGWPWNESVREAFFCAFEAAKIPTPGLVVDELLLHTTVRDTQDDRILHKNRDGHIPEETAELGENLATSFSEPWDFFVPIVPDSESQIKTVSLSDKNIRLSSRYLIRKRREPVVSQILKIDRPLTKSKKMHGPNLKIKIKETRQCHDLSERISDTICFMSDTSEATRQSRSQTQRERPPRLSCVQSAQMDLPAEELVIAQPLNVTDPAALCLNKEQGQEADMKSSRTVSDAASKFTHVSIPTLLNIKMEQAPSSWHIYEESSIKRNAPRKAKVRKLFKTTPHTTQPLASGADQRRGSGLFTSEAPLVNMVLPVCSSQKTEVDSPAQEAKTHSVEGFRLEDFPFSKTPLLQVAKQKKEFKDANLETIANPTILMSKAEKPRMEVHLSTTRQGGDSQQPRGGKEPEKQGMSPEVWSLLTDKESNRRDTPVVQPPWAEGVDLLIPRKGDQQERYTYELLQKPASSHKVGPHQVNPSEQQIKSEGTNMMQFEHSTPQAKEALKGMDIIMIPRSRNT from the exons ATGACATTTG ATGATCAGTCAAGTTCTTCGTTCTTAGAAGAAAG CTTCTACTACAGAAATGGCAACTTTTCAGAAAGAACAATTACTTCATCATTTACATCTGAAGAAAATGAAGGTAGCTTTGAAAGCAGAGTTTCATCAGAGGAAGTAACTTGGACTAGTACCAGTAAAAGCAAATACAAAGTCCGTCACCTTAGCAAGAACCACATGTCATCTTCAAGTGGGACAAGCTCATCTTTGTCATTGTTTCATGAAGATGTAAAGGAAGTTTTTCTAAGCCATAGCAGTGGGTGTCCAGAAAGTGAACAAGAAACAATACACTTTTCATCAAAGAAATTGTTTTCTATAATGAaaaccaacaaaaataaaatgttaacattttCTTCTGATTTTAACTTTTCAAAAAAATCCCAAATTACTGTAGAAAATGAATATCTAGATGTGGCACCATGCCCGCCTGCCCACTTATTTCTCTCCAGAGAGCAAATTAGACTTCTGGAAGAAAATTTGAGGAATCAGATTCCTTTAAAGTCCAAAGGTAGAGGAGAGGGTGAAACTCCCTATATGAACTCAATATACCAAGAAGTGTTGATTCAGAATCAGCCTTCGATGAACCCCAAACAAGGTTCTTTTCAAGGTTTTTGTGAAGCCAAGTCAACGAGTCAAGCTCCACAATGTCTTCACAACCAAGAATCAGTAAGTAACCATGCTGATACCAAGACCAGCAGGCCTCATGATGTGATGAAGCCATTTTCCAGGAGCATGCAAGAGTCCTTCCGGGCCCAAAATCTGAGCAGGAGCCCTCATTTGGTCAAAATCCCGTGTTCTGTTGACACTCAAGATTCAGCTGAAGACCTCCAGGCTGATAGAGAATGCCTAGATGAGCATCCATGTTCTGTCTGGATTGAAGTTCCAGAAGAGATTGAATATGTAATCCAGGGTCAAAATACTACTTCTAAGAATGCCAGATCTTTGAGTCCAGATTCAGGTGCCAAAGGCGTTCCACAATTAAAGAATATGAAGAGAGATGGCCAACAAGAAAACATTTCATCAGAATCAAGCCAGTGTTCTGCATGTGATTCAGTGCCTCTCTTGACTGCCATGAAAAGGCAGGAAAACAGGAGAGAAACACTATacagtaaaaataaattgaatccCAGAGTTCCATCTCGAAAATCAGAGAAAACACCACCTTCACAAGTATTCCAAACCACCCCGGTAGGTCAGACATCTAGACACAGCAGTTTAGGATACAGATGTAACAGTGAGAAAAAGGAAGACTCACATCAAAGAGAATGTATTTCACTTAAAGTTCTGAATTGTATCCATGTTTCTAAGCAtaacagagaaaataaagaactaaaatgCATTTCACCAAGATCTTCACCTCAACTAGAACAATCTTTCATGGTCAATATTCATCAAGCACCTTGTTCTTCACCAATAGAAAGAAACTGGAGAAATCAAGAATCTTTTAAGAGCCCCGTTATTCAAGCAAAGGGAATCGGTGCTGCAGGAGTTTGTGCCCCATCTAGAAAGGAAATGTCTGAGCTGCCTACCCCAGCGCATAGCATACCTTCTGGAGAAGTTATAGCGGAATCTAGGCagcaatttattttctcttccgaACCGAAGTCAAACAGGAGAATGGATATACCAAGTGTGCATAATTTCCATCTTACACTTTCAAATGGAAAGAAGTTACCAGCCAGCCCACCAGAAATGCAGAAGAGCTCACCACAGGGAAATGCACAAAGCCAAGAAGATTTTCTGAAAATCGTTCTGGAATCGTCAGATGTCAATTTACTCATTTCactaggaaacacaaagcaggaagGCCATGAACAATCAGGAGATGTACAAGCTCAAAAGAGCACAGAAGATATAATTCTGAAGGGAGAGGACCCACTCGTAATTAATATTACAGAATGTGGTAGACAAAGGGAGAATGGTGAGCTGGAACGTGATACTAAAAGCAACCTACAAATTCTACAAGGTGAAAGAATACCTGGTATTTCTCCCAGTGCCACTGACCCTACTGCTTCTGAACCATGTGACATGGCGATGCACAACAGATTAAAGACCCAGACAGACACATCAAGGAAAGTCGGGCACAGCCCTTCAGCAGCAAAGCAAGAGGAATTACCAGAGGGAAAGAAAACTGGGGTTACAGATTGCACTGAGAAGAGACGGCTATTTGACAAACCACAAGAACatggcagagaggaagaggaaagagcttCACCTGAAGCTGTGCCCCAGTTGACACAGAAGTTCAGGTACAGTCTGGAACTAAAACAGAAAAGCACATATGTcaagttggaaatagaacagaaTATCTCAGGAAAGGAGAAAACTCAAGACGAAGAACAAGAGGTCCAATCACAAACTCTTTCTCCACAAACCACTGAGGGAACGGTTCTCTGCCCCACAGCGGTTCCATTTCAAGGCGGGGAAGCAAAGCAAAATACAGACAGACTGATGGGCGGAGAAACTGCAGATCCAGAAAATCCTCTCAAAGTGCGGGAGAAGTTACCCATCGGCGGCGGCGTTTCCATTGAAACAGCAGACTGTAAGATCTCATTGGGTGGTGACCTGGGAACTATCCCAGGGGATAGTATTGCAGAAGAAAAGAACATCGTAAAAGGAGTTGGACCTGCAGTTTCTCTGGAGTCTTCCGTGATCAGTATGCTTCCTTCATCAGAtttggagaggaaaagaaacagaagagactTACCAGGAACAAAAAGTGTACCCAGTACAACTAGGAAAATAAAACAACCAGTGACTTCAACAATTCGTTCTAACAATAGACACGCCATTGGGAGGCATGGAAATAGACTGATAGGCAATTCAAAAGTCATCGTTAAGCAGATACTAGAAGATAAAACCATGACAGATGTGCTTCTGAATGTCACCGACCCTCACTCATCTAGTTTGCCAAGCACTAGAACATGCAGCGGTTACCATGCAGGGAACCACAGTTACACCAAGCTAATGCAAGAGAGACCACAAGCTGAAAAGGCAGAAAGGTGTTCAGATGTCATGCAGAAAGGCAGTGACTCTGGAAGCACACTGGAAACCAGATTGCAAGGTGAATTGAGACAGCACAAGGAAACTCCAGTCAGAATGGTCTTTCAGGGCAGCTGGGACCACGGAGCAGATACATATTCAAAGAAGGCATGGAAGACTGAGAAAGAGATATATCAACTCACTCTACCTACACAAATGACTGTGGAGTCTACTTACTTCCCTCGAATGAGTTCATCCCAGGATGAACAAATGAGGACAAGCCTAACCACACAAGTAGACTCAAAACACACTCCAGGTCCTCAGAGGGCTTCTCCAACAACAGAAATGTCACTGACTGAAGACAGGTTAAGCCAGGCAGGAGAAAATGATGCTCCAGACTGTGTGAGGGATGTAAGGGAAATAGCTTACTGTTTTGCAGAGACCAAGGGAGAATTTTCAGAACATATACCAGACACTATGCCAGAAACCCTCCATAGCTACATGTCTGTTTTAGCTAGTcctaaaatgaagaaaaacagaGTACGGTTCTCACTCACTGACTGTGCAGTGCAGTCTGTTCATGTGAGTAAAACATCGTCAGACTCACAGACGTCTAGTCCCACAGGTCATGGGAAGCAAGGGGAATCCAGCTTAAATACCAACCAAATAGATAGGCTGGCCTATGAATTTCTGAACACCCTCTTCTGTCCCAGGTCTATCCGAGTCCAGGGAGACACAGACAGCTCTTCTCATGCTCAGCTGAGGCAAGGAGAACTAGGAGATGGAAGGAGGCCACAGTATATGGATTTTATTACTAAAGGCAGTGCATTCTACTGCAGAGAAGAGAAGGTACAatatggagaggaagaggaacaaagtacTCAGCTCCACACTGCTCCAGAGCAAGCCCATTGCCTCCATCTTGATGGGTCTCAAAGGATGGAGCCCCATTTTATTGAGCCTGACCCTGCTCTGGCCTGTTTAACTCAGGAGCTGCCTGTGAAGAGGCAGGATGTGCGGTATCAAACGTGCTTTGCACAAGCTGCTTTGCAGACTGATTTCCAGGTAAGCCCCAGAGAAGTTGAGGCAACAACCCAGAAGGCCAATGAAACGGAGAAGCAGCTGGTAGGCCCCGTGGAGCCAAAGATGCCACCTTTCAAACCAGAGACTGCATTGATGGATAAACTTTTGAGCTCCCCCACAGATCACGGCTTACCATCAGTTGGAGaacatgaaagggagagagatcctTATGTTATGGGAAATGATTCAGTGCTGTCAAAAGATTTGCAAGTGTCCTTCCTGCAGTCTTCTGATTTTACTGAGCACTTCATTTCTAAGTATGAAAGGAAGAGACGCCTGTTATCTTCATCACAGAAGCATATGGATGGACTCAATATGAGGGATAAATCTAGAAGAAAACATAGAATGGGACTGAGATCTAGCTttgcaacaaaaagcaaaacagtGGACCTGGGTAAACATGTGTCAGATCAAATTCACTTCTTCATGACTTCTGCATCTGACTGCACTTATGTTTATAGgagggtaggaagagagaaagacaaatcagGAGAGGAAAGACTGAGTTCTACACATGTAAAGGAAATGACATCACCACATGAAGGGAGTATTATTTCAGACAACTCCAGAGAAACCGGTTCTCAGGATGAAGGAGTGAGTGAACAGGCGATGGCGTTAGAAGGCATTCTACAGCACAGTCAACATTTCATATTCTGCTCAGGCCGGAGGAAGGAATGTGACCTTCAAAAATCGGAAAACCAAGGGAGAGGGATAATTCTGTCTGTAATGGAGCAAGGCCACCCACGTCAAATGCAACCCAAAGGTCTCATGCATGCGCAGGAACTAAAGACAAACCACCAGttacaaaatgacaagatatGTTCACTGAGTTCACAGATTTCTCTTCTGAGGTCAGAGGAATCGCTAATGGGTCTCATTTTAactgacagaaagaaatctagccCCCTCTGTGATGGGATTCTTACAAGGAAACAGAACAGCTGTGATAAGGAGGAAAAGACTGAGCTTACAGAATATCTTCCAGCAACTGATCTGGAGTCTCCTGCTATCTCCAAGCCTGACCTAGCTGAATCTCAAAGGCGGAGAAAGACAGTTACACACAGGGCCTTCAAAACTACAATGCTTCACAAAGATATGAAAACGAAGGCAAGAAAGACACCCATTTCACAGGTATTTAATATCTTAGGGAATGGTTGTTCAAAATATCTACCTCCAAAGGCCATGAAATTACAGATTTTTGACTTTTTAGTTCAGATTAAATACTTTGAGTTCCTGGATGACCTTACCACACAGGTAAAGAGAGACTTGGCACAGGAATTACCAGCAGCCGTTCTAGAGTCTTTGGACTCATCTCTATTCCCTTTACctgtatcagaaagaaagaaatacctttTAAAGTTTACGAAGAGAGCTAAAAGGAGTCCCTTGCACATAACTACGCAGGAGAAGAAAACAGCAGTTTCCCAGACGTTTAATACCATCAAGCACAGTCTGTCAAGCTCTAGAAGGCAATTCGAACGCAACTTCAAAACTATGGTGAGACAAGGTCAAACCGTGGCCGATATAATCCTGAATGTGATTTCCTCTTCTGTGCCTGTCTCACCTGATATTAAAATGCACAGTCACGTAAAAGTAGAAACAGACATGAGGTGGGAAAGAGATTTGAGTCatgaaagagagaagccagataGAGAGAAAGTCAGTGTTGATTCCAAGGCTCAGAAAGTGAAGACGCCTCACTTGGTGAAATCAGATCTAGAGTCCCTGAACACAGCAAGGAAAAAAAGCCCGCACCCACTTGCCACACCCTGGGAGCAACTGCAGCACACGCTGTTGACACAAAGGCTAGTCCATTCTGTGTCTTGCTCCATTTTGAATTCACTCACACTGGAGAATCAGCAAAAAAGAACTAAAACACTAAAAGGCTTAAAAGGCACAGGAACATCCAGTATTTTCCCTTTGGTGCCACGGAAATCGGTGAGTGCCTCTCTGATCATTACAACACAGAGTGACTGCTCACCTGAAAGAGACCTGAGAAGGGAACTTGCCTGTCCTCTGCCACGGGGAAAGATATGGGTGCAGAAAAAGCCACACATGAGAACCCTGAAGTCTTTAGGTTTCTGGAAGCCAGAATCATCTAAATGtaaagggcagagaaaggtaacCCAAATCTCTCACTCTAGAATTGGGAAAACACAGATTTCAGTCTTAAAGACAATCCGTTTAACTAGGCCTGGAATCCTTAGCCGTAGAAAGGAGCAGGACTACGTCTTGGAATACatagccagagaaatagctcaaggTTTATCAGACAAATATGTAGATGATGGTCTTTCACTTACGCCTGTTTCATTTGCCAGCCAAACACGTATCAAAGTCAAAGCAAAGAGAGGCCCGTTAAAGAAAAGAAGCAACGTGACACAGCTACAGTATGAAAATAAAAGCCCGTATAACTATTCCTCTGCTAGACATAGCACTTCAGACAACACATCAGAATCAGTATCACAGACTGAAAGAGAAGGCAATGGACTTTCCTGTAGAGTAGATCTACAGTTCCTGAGAAAAACAGGAAGCAGGAAAGATCAAAATAGGTCCGCTGTAGAGCAAAAAGTACAGGGACACACAGTGGTTTCAGAAGAGGCAGTTGATTCTGTGTATTCTCCTCTGATGATTCCATTTCAGAATGAAGAACCAGTGTTTCACGCACCACAAAAAGACACGCTACAGAGAACAGGTGGAAAGATCCCATGTCCAGAATTAGTGAACACAGTGTTGGATGATCTTCTCATTGATGACATGCAGTACAGTGGTCCTACATGTGATAGGAACCCTAAAAGGAAGTTGGGTGTTTCTAGTGTACTTTCCCAACAGTTTGAAGTTGATGAAGACATAAACTctcagaaaatattaaaaagcctcaataaccacaatattatATCTACTATGCCTAAGAGTTCAGTATTTGCAGATCCATGCGAAGAAAGCCCTAGTAAGAAAGAGAGTAATCATGTTGCCAAGAAGCACAAAGAATGGCAAAGAGACTTAATGATGTTCAGAATGTCTGTTTTATCAGCATCTAGAAGGCAGAAAAGGGCATTAACATTTCCAGAAAGGAGAGCCCTGAAGAGCTCCAGACATAAAGCCAGAAGGACAAAGAAGTCTCTTTATTCACAGAAGCCTAATATTCCTGAGCCTGGAGACTTATCTTATAGAAACAAAGAGGATTGCAATCTTAAGTCTGTGATAAAAcacatgaaacaaaacaaaagtataGCTAATGCATTTTCATTTCCCATACTTGTAGCAACTTGCAAGAAAACAGGCCGTGAAATGCATTGCATACCCAAAATAGAGATGGATAAAGCAAGAACGAAAACAGACCATACAAAACTAGAGAAGTCACCGTGTGACAGAGAAGCCTGGGAAGCCAGTCTCACTAACATGCAAAACAGATGGAGCAATGCAAGGAAAATGAATGTCCAGcatgagaaggagaagaacacGATCCACGAGTTGTTAGACTCAGCCTCACTTTATCATCACCAGTTCACTTTTGGCGCCCGTCCTAATAAAGACCTCGGGGCCAGCAAGTCAGAACCTAAACCAAATATTTCAGAAGGAAGACAGACTTGGAATTCACCTTGCATGATGCAAGGAAACCACATTCATAAAATGATTTTGAAGTCTGCTGCTAGACAGGTGATGAGTTTTCTTCAGGCTGAAGCAGTAAAAACAAGTTCTCGtattcaagaaaagaaaaagcccatGAATGTTGACAGATCAGAGTCTGGTTCAAGACAACATGAATCTCCCCAGGAAGGAAACGTTAGGAGGAGATGGGACAACCATATTTTTGATGAAAAGTCAAGAAATCAAAATACCCAAGGTAACACAATTTTACAAACTTTAGATCTACCCAACCTTGATTTATCTGAATGCCAAAACCAGGGCAACACGTTCAAGTCTGTAAGCCAGAGAAGCACAACGAGTTCCAAGCATACAACTTTAAAGGCAGAGAAGCTGCCAGTTTCCCAGTTGCTTCATATCACAAGGTGTCTCAGAAGGaggcacagaaagaaagaacagtcTAAGTTGAAGTATAAGACGAAAGGGTGGCCATggaatgagagtgtgagagaggcaTTTTTCTGTGCCTTTGAGGCAGCTAAAATCCCAACACCTGGACTAGTAGTTGATGAACTCTTACTGCATACAACAGTCAGAGACACCCAGGATGACAGAATACTTCACAAAAATCGGGATGGTCATATTCCAGAAGAAACGGCTGAGTTGGGGGAGAATTTAGCTACATCTTTCTCAGAGCCATGGGATTTCTTTGTGCCCATTGTACCTGACTCTGAAAGCCAGATAAAAACAGTCAGTTTGTCAGACAAGAATATCAGATTGAGTTCTAGATATTTAATTAGGAAAAGAAGGGAGCCAGTGGTTTCACAGATTCTTAAAATTGATCGGCCACTTACCAAAAGTAAGAAAATGCATGGAcccaatttaaaaatcaaaataaaagagaCACGTCAGTGCCATGATCTGTCGGAGAGAATTTCTGATACCATTTGTTTCATGTCAGATACCTCTGAAGCGACAAGGCAAAGCAGATcccaaacacagagagagagacccccaagGTTAAGTTGTGTACAGTCAGCACAAATGGACTTACCAGCAGAAGAGCTAGTGATTGCACAGCCACTTAATGTCACAGATCCTGCTGCTTTATGTttgaataaagaacagggacagGAGGCAGACATGAAGAGCTCTAGGACAGTTTCAGATGCAGCCTCAAAGTTCACACATGTTTCCATACCTACTCTACTGAACATAAAAATGGAGCAAGCTCCTAGTTCTTGGCATATCTATGAGGAATCTTCTATAAAGAGAAATGCCCCACGCAAAGCAAAGGTTAGGAAGTTGTTTAAGACAACTCCACACACAACCCAGCCACTGGCATCTGGGGCAGACCAGAGGAGAGGGTCAGGTCTTTTCACATCAGAAGCACCTTTAGTCAACATGGTGCTCCCTGTATGCAGCTCTCAGAAGACAGAAGTTGATTCACCAGCACAAGAAGCAAAGACACACTCTGTGGAAGGCTTCAGACTAGAGGATTTTCCTTTCTCTAAGACACCTCTGCTGCAAGTTGcaaagcagaagaaagaatttaaagatgCAAACCTGGAAACAATAGCGAATCCCACGATTCTGATGTCAAAGGCAGAAAAACCACGAATGGAAGTGCATCTTAGTACCACAAGACAGGGCGGTGACTCACAGCAGCcgagaggagggaaggagccaGAAAAGCAAGGCATGAGTCCAGAAGTTTGGAGTCTACTAACAGACAAGGAATCAAATAGAAGAGATACTCCTGTGGTCCAGCCTCCATGGGCAGAAGGAGTTGACTTACTCATTCCAAGAAAGGGAGACCAGCAAGAAAGATACACATATGAGCTTCTCCAAAAACCTGCATCTTCCCACAAAGTAGGTCCACATCAAGTTAACCCCTCAGAGCAACAAATAAAATCAGAGGGCACAAATATGATGCAGTTTGAACACTCAACTCCACAAGCTAAAGAAGCCTTAAAGGGAATGGATATCATA ATGATCCCCAGATCCCGCAACACTTGA
- the TEX30 gene encoding testis-expressed protein 30 isoform X1 → MSHTEVKLKIPFGNKSLDAVCFVPNKSLPYGIILTHGASGDMNLPHLMSLAFHLASHGYFCLRFTCKGLNIVHRIKAYKSVLSFLKTSEEYRLAGVFLGGRSMGSRAAASVMCHGEREDAGDFVRGLICISYPLHRPKQQQKLRDEDLLHLKGPVLFVSGSADEMCEKNLLEKVAQKMQAPNEICWIEKANHSMTVKGRSTNDVFREINTQILFWIQKITEMNKQE, encoded by the exons ATGAGTCATACAGAG GTTAAGTTAAAAATACCTTTTGGAAATAAATCACTAGATGCCGTTTGTTTTGTACCTAACAAGAGCTTACCATACGGGATAATCCTTACACACGGAGCGTCAGGAGACATGAACCTTCCTCATCTGATGTCACTGGCATTCCACCTGGCATCCCATGGGTATTTTTGCCTGCGATTTACCTGTAAGGGCCTTAATATTGTCCATCGAATTAAGGCGTATAAGTCCGTTTTG agttttctaAAAACTTCAGAAGAATACAGACTTGCAGGTGTTTTCCTTGGAG GTCGTTCCATGGGCTCCAGGgcagctgcttctgtcatgtgCCATGGGGAGCGAGAGGATGCCGGTGACTTTGTCCGAGGTCTGATTTGCATCTCTTACCCACTGCACCGCCCAAAGCAGCAGCAGAAACTTAGAGATGAAGATCTCCTTCATCTAAAAGGCCCCGTGCTCTTTGTGTCGGGTTCCGCAGATGAAATGTGTGAGAAG AACTTGCTGGAGAAAGTGGCACAGAAAATGCAGGCTCCCAATGAGATCTGCTGGATTGAGAAGGCAAATCACTCTATGACAGTGAAAGGACGATCGACAAATGATGTTTTCAGGGAAATAAACACACAGATTTTGTTCTGGATTCAGAAAATCACTGAAATGAACAAGCAAGAATGA
- the TEX30 gene encoding testis-expressed protein 30 isoform X2 has translation MNLPHLMSLAFHLASHGYFCLRFTCKGLNIVHRIKAYKSVLSFLKTSEEYRLAGVFLGGRSMGSRAAASVMCHGEREDAGDFVRGLICISYPLHRPKQQQKLRDEDLLHLKGPVLFVSGSADEMCEKNLLEKVAQKMQAPNEICWIEKANHSMTVKGRSTNDVFREINTQILFWIQKITEMNKQE, from the exons ATGAACCTTCCTCATCTGATGTCACTGGCATTCCACCTGGCATCCCATGGGTATTTTTGCCTGCGATTTACCTGTAAGGGCCTTAATATTGTCCATCGAATTAAGGCGTATAAGTCCGTTTTG agttttctaAAAACTTCAGAAGAATACAGACTTGCAGGTGTTTTCCTTGGAG GTCGTTCCATGGGCTCCAGGgcagctgcttctgtcatgtgCCATGGGGAGCGAGAGGATGCCGGTGACTTTGTCCGAGGTCTGATTTGCATCTCTTACCCACTGCACCGCCCAAAGCAGCAGCAGAAACTTAGAGATGAAGATCTCCTTCATCTAAAAGGCCCCGTGCTCTTTGTGTCGGGTTCCGCAGATGAAATGTGTGAGAAG AACTTGCTGGAGAAAGTGGCACAGAAAATGCAGGCTCCCAATGAGATCTGCTGGATTGAGAAGGCAAATCACTCTATGACAGTGAAAGGACGATCGACAAATGATGTTTTCAGGGAAATAAACACACAGATTTTGTTCTGGATTCAGAAAATCACTGAAATGAACAAGCAAGAATGA